From the genome of Psychrilyobacter atlanticus DSM 19335, one region includes:
- a CDS encoding glycosyltransferase family 2 protein → MMMVTVLMPVYNASEFLRETMDSILDQTYEEFEFLIINDGSTDSSVNIIESYKDERIRLVHNTENIGLIKTLNKGIETASGKYIVRMDADDIAEKNRIETQVNFMENNSDVAVAGSNGVMFLSNKPMIKKPTDFPTRYSEIRCKLLFESPVMHPAVIIRKSVLLENNYRYRDEYKATEDYGLWMEIAKDHKIVNISQKLLRYRIVSSSITNQALKRMNDRIRVMKKIYILGLDYLGVEYSEDELDIHAEIALSSTLKHFQYTKRSIEKWLNKLIDANNSVGRFKSEIFNREIAEQYFRVCVYNGAYVDYKNSKFANYNPKSFFTYMKLKSAVRIKQMVR, encoded by the coding sequence ATGATGATGGTAACAGTATTAATGCCTGTATATAATGCAAGTGAATTTTTAAGGGAAACAATGGACAGTATTTTAGATCAAACTTATGAGGAGTTTGAGTTTTTGATAATAAATGACGGGTCTACAGATTCAAGTGTAAACATAATTGAATCCTATAAGGATGAAAGGATAAGGTTAGTTCATAATACAGAGAATATAGGACTAATAAAAACATTGAATAAAGGAATAGAAACAGCTAGTGGAAAATATATTGTCCGAATGGATGCTGATGATATAGCGGAAAAAAACAGGATAGAAACACAAGTAAACTTTATGGAAAATAATTCTGATGTTGCAGTAGCCGGATCCAATGGGGTGATGTTTTTATCCAATAAACCTATGATAAAAAAACCAACAGATTTTCCTACAAGATACAGTGAGATCAGATGTAAACTTCTCTTTGAAAGTCCAGTAATGCATCCAGCTGTAATAATTAGAAAGAGTGTGTTATTAGAAAATAATTATAGATACAGGGATGAATACAAGGCCACAGAAGATTATGGATTGTGGATGGAGATAGCCAAAGATCATAAGATTGTAAACATATCTCAAAAATTATTGAGATACAGAATAGTGTCCAGCAGTATAACCAACCAGGCACTGAAAAGAATGAATGACAGGATAAGGGTAATGAAAAAAATATATATTCTAGGACTGGATTATTTGGGAGTTGAATACAGTGAAGATGAGCTAGACATCCATGCAGAGATAGCCCTCTCTTCTACTTTAAAACACTTTCAATACACGAAAAGAAGTATTGAAAAATGGCTCAATAAATTAATAGATGCAAACAACTCTGTTGGAAGATTTAAGTCAGAAATTTTTAACAGAGAGATAGCGGAACAGTATTTTAGAGTCTGTGTATACAATGGAGCCTATGTAGATTATAAAAATAGTAAATTTGCCAACTATAATCCTAAGAGTTTCTTTACGTATATGAAGTTAAAGAGTGCTGTCAGGATAAAACAAATGGTAAGATAA
- a CDS encoding glycosyltransferase codes for MKKKKILFYYSIFLNGGIERVFVNILNNLDLKKYEVVLLNTNNRSTFHLKDEIRRINLDKERAREGVLESIQVMRREDPDIIIAGGCINNLTILLAKKIFRMKAKVIFSLHAIDRTTVRKKIIKWFYPMADKVVGINRGSIDLTMKISGVKLREDKIEIINNPVVDENMIKMSKEEVSHKWLDGNHKVFTTIGRLSWEKTQDVMIRALNEIKDKSVKLLIIGEGPEEEKHRELVKNLKLEDRVDFIGHQINPFKYISRCDGFLLSSKTEGFGMVLVEAMACKIPVISTRSMAKPEDVILDGKTGLLCDVGDHREMARLMKLLLDNKELKSELIKGSHETVEKFSVKESVKKYEGLFDGL; via the coding sequence ATGAAAAAGAAAAAGATCTTATTTTATTATTCCATATTTTTAAATGGAGGAATAGAGAGAGTTTTTGTAAATATATTAAATAACTTAGATTTAAAAAAGTATGAAGTGGTACTCTTGAATACCAACAACAGATCTACATTTCATCTGAAAGATGAGATTAGGAGGATAAATTTAGATAAAGAAAGAGCCCGGGAGGGTGTATTGGAATCGATACAGGTAATGAGGAGAGAGGATCCTGACATTATTATAGCCGGAGGATGTATAAATAATTTGACTATCCTATTGGCTAAAAAAATATTCAGGATGAAAGCTAAAGTCATATTTTCCCTCCACGCTATAGATAGAACTACAGTCAGAAAAAAAATAATTAAATGGTTTTATCCCATGGCAGATAAGGTTGTCGGAATAAATCGTGGAAGTATAGACTTGACTATGAAGATATCTGGGGTAAAATTAAGAGAGGATAAAATCGAGATTATAAATAATCCTGTAGTGGATGAAAATATGATAAAGATGTCAAAGGAAGAGGTGTCCCACAAGTGGCTGGATGGAAATCATAAAGTTTTTACCACGATAGGGAGGTTATCATGGGAGAAAACACAGGATGTTATGATACGTGCCTTGAATGAAATAAAAGACAAAAGTGTAAAGCTGTTGATAATAGGGGAGGGACCTGAGGAAGAAAAACATCGTGAACTGGTTAAAAATTTAAAATTAGAAGATCGTGTGGATTTTATAGGACATCAAATAAATCCATTTAAATATATATCTAGGTGTGACGGTTTCTTATTGTCTTCAAAAACTGAAGGATTTGGGATGGTATTGGTAGAGGCTATGGCCTGTAAGATCCCTGTGATATCAACAAGGTCTATGGCTAAACCTGAGGATGTAATCTTAGATGGAAAGACAGGATTACTGTGCGATGTAGGAGATCATAGAGAGATGGCCAGATTGATGAAACTCCTCCTAGACAATAAAGAGTTAAAGTCCGAGTTAATAAAGGGATCACATGAGACTGTAGAAAAATTTAGTGTAAAGGAGTCAGTGAAAAAATACGAAGGATTATTTGATGGGTTATAA
- a CDS encoding NAD(P)-dependent oxidoreductase, giving the protein MKNNKTTREADRCLTCKNARCSGGCPISTAIPQIIELYRNGDLDKAGEILFENNPLSLICSMVCPHEDNCMGNCILGIKGEPVDFPSIEKEISTKYLNENVFSQETKLDDRIAVIGSGPSGVTLAFILAKKGYKVTIFEKHSKLGGVLRYGIPEFRLPKDILDTIEKRLVELGVKIRYNDLIGPVNNVEKLLEDGYSAVFIGTGVWNPKPLRIKGETFGHVHYAINYLKSPESFDLGEKVAVIGAGNVAMDAARTAKRLGADKVTVLYRKGIKDMKATKTEIREAEEDGVQFSLYTTPKEIVDEGIIVTQTKLVVDIDNNEKLRNIDDSQTFLQYDSIIIAVSQNPANNIVSNTQENIETNKSGLVLIDAAGHTTKNGIFASGDIVTGARTVVEAVVSTKKVAAAIEEYILNLKK; this is encoded by the coding sequence ATGAAAAATAACAAAACAACCAGGGAAGCTGACAGGTGTTTAACTTGTAAAAATGCAAGATGCAGCGGTGGATGCCCTATATCCACAGCTATCCCACAAATAATAGAACTATATCGTAATGGTGACTTAGATAAAGCAGGAGAGATACTTTTTGAAAATAACCCGCTTTCCCTCATATGTTCCATGGTATGTCCCCACGAGGATAATTGTATGGGTAACTGCATCCTAGGAATAAAAGGAGAACCTGTTGATTTTCCTTCCATAGAGAAAGAAATTTCTACAAAATACCTGAATGAAAATGTATTTTCTCAAGAAACTAAACTAGATGACAGAATAGCTGTAATAGGATCTGGACCTTCAGGAGTTACCCTAGCTTTTATCCTTGCAAAAAAAGGTTATAAAGTTACCATATTTGAAAAGCACTCCAAATTAGGGGGAGTTTTGAGGTATGGAATCCCTGAATTTAGGTTACCCAAAGATATATTAGATACCATAGAGAAAAGACTAGTAGAATTAGGAGTCAAGATAAGGTATAACGATCTTATCGGTCCCGTAAATAATGTTGAAAAATTATTAGAGGATGGGTATAGTGCTGTTTTTATTGGGACAGGAGTTTGGAATCCAAAACCTCTAAGGATAAAAGGAGAAACTTTTGGACATGTTCATTATGCTATTAATTATTTGAAATCTCCAGAATCATTTGATTTAGGGGAAAAAGTAGCTGTAATCGGTGCTGGAAATGTTGCCATGGACGCGGCTAGAACTGCCAAAAGATTAGGAGCTGACAAAGTAACTGTTCTTTATAGAAAAGGCATTAAAGATATGAAAGCAACTAAGACAGAGATTAGAGAAGCTGAAGAAGATGGTGTTCAATTCAGTTTATACACAACTCCCAAAGAAATAGTCGATGAAGGTATCATTGTTACCCAGACAAAACTTGTCGTAGATATAGATAACAATGAAAAATTAAGAAATATTGATGATTCTCAAACCTTCCTTCAATATGACTCTATAATCATAGCTGTAAGTCAAAACCCTGCAAACAATATTGTCTCAAACACTCAGGAAAATATCGAAACAAATAAATCAGGTCTTGTTTTAATTGATGCAGCAGGACACACTACAAAGAATGGGATATTTGCTTCTGGAGATATAGTTACAGGAGCAAGGACTGTAGTCGAAGCTGTTGTCAGTACTAAAAAAGTAGCTGCAGCAATTGAAGAATATATTTTAAATTTAAAAAAATAG
- a CDS encoding winged helix-turn-helix transcriptional regulator, which yields MPEDRLNKISCSNYKCEIELTLEIISGKWKALILWNLGNYGTIRFNEFKRRIPGITQKMLTQQLRDLENNKLVSRKVYPQVPPMVEYSLTELGERLMPILEEMDKWGKDYIDLR from the coding sequence ATGCCAGAAGACAGACTGAATAAGATAAGTTGTAGTAACTATAAGTGTGAAATTGAGTTAACCCTTGAAATAATAAGTGGCAAATGGAAAGCACTGATTTTATGGAATTTGGGAAACTACGGGACCATAAGGTTCAATGAGTTTAAAAGACGTATTCCGGGGATAACTCAAAAGATGCTGACACAGCAGCTGAGAGATCTTGAAAATAATAAGTTAGTGAGCAGAAAGGTATACCCACAAGTTCCTCCCATGGTGGAATACTCATTGACAGAGTTAGGTGAAAGACTTATGCCAATCTTAGAAGAGATGGATAAGTGGGGGAAAGACTATATCGATTTAAGATAA
- a CDS encoding lipopolysaccharide biosynthesis protein codes for MIKKFFTFAAGNWLGILFGIMTTPILTRILTPEEFGQAAMYLLVINTIGPMLLLGTVDTYSRFFYEETAELRGNLLHNAIKYPLILTGIVGIIGLFSYRWIGEFLFKDPDFSVVLVLVLALFFHHLQLFTDYVLRLNESYKLYSVFTFSRKFFEFVLVIVLYYLMGKTYKIVIYSGFLSIVLTVLLGIGLNLKSWKKGRGTPRHSQAEIMKYSFPLLLNKMVIWLFFSFDQIAIKLWSDYGELGVYSAALKLMAILTILQGTISSFIVPRQLKRYEENPEDRSYFTKTSMVITGVMFGIAVSTMIFRDLAHIVLGDSYRKAIYVIPILTMAPVLNCMSEVLSQGINFAKKPKWHFIAGLVASLVNIGLNFILVPRYGAKGAAIATAIAWIGFFIVKLKVSMKYYYYEYDRNKIILGLGFLLVMGIYLAFNDGNIKSYTALFVSLGILGVYYGKKVLAFRKS; via the coding sequence ATGATAAAGAAATTTTTTACATTTGCAGCAGGAAATTGGCTGGGAATACTTTTCGGCATAATGACCACCCCTATCCTTACAAGGATACTGACACCAGAGGAATTCGGACAGGCGGCTATGTATTTACTGGTAATAAATACCATAGGTCCCATGCTGTTATTGGGGACTGTGGACACCTATAGTCGTTTTTTTTATGAGGAGACTGCGGAGCTTCGTGGGAACCTCCTCCATAACGCAATAAAATATCCATTGATCTTAACAGGAATAGTAGGAATAATCGGGTTGTTTTCCTATAGATGGATAGGGGAATTTTTATTCAAAGATCCTGATTTTTCTGTGGTTTTGGTTTTGGTACTTGCTCTATTTTTTCATCATCTCCAGTTGTTTACCGACTATGTATTGAGATTAAATGAATCTTATAAACTGTATTCAGTTTTTACTTTCTCCCGGAAGTTTTTTGAGTTTGTATTAGTGATTGTTCTATATTATCTTATGGGAAAAACCTATAAAATAGTTATATATTCTGGATTTTTATCTATAGTCCTTACAGTTTTACTGGGGATTGGGTTAAATTTGAAATCGTGGAAAAAAGGCCGTGGAACTCCGAGACACAGTCAGGCAGAAATTATGAAATATTCATTTCCGCTTCTTTTAAATAAAATGGTAATCTGGCTATTCTTTTCCTTTGATCAGATAGCTATAAAATTATGGAGTGACTATGGAGAGTTAGGAGTATATAGTGCGGCATTGAAATTAATGGCTATTCTGACGATACTTCAGGGGACCATCTCGTCCTTTATAGTACCGAGACAGTTAAAAAGATATGAAGAAAACCCAGAGGACCGATCGTATTTTACTAAAACCTCAATGGTAATAACAGGGGTAATGTTCGGCATAGCTGTATCCACTATGATATTCAGGGATTTGGCTCATATAGTACTGGGAGATAGTTATAGAAAAGCTATCTATGTGATACCTATATTGACTATGGCACCAGTATTAAACTGTATGTCTGAAGTCCTTTCTCAAGGAATAAATTTTGCTAAAAAACCTAAGTGGCACTTTATAGCAGGATTAGTTGCAAGTCTAGTAAATATAGGATTAAACTTTATCCTGGTTCCGAGGTACGGGGCTAAAGGAGCTGCCATAGCCACTGCCATAGCATGGATTGGTTTCTTTATAGTAAAGCTCAAGGTTTCTATGAAATATTATTATTATGAATATGACAGAAATAAGATCATTCTAGGTCTGGGATTTTTGTTGGTAATGGGGATCTACCTGGCGTTCAATGATGGGAATATAAAGAGTTATACAGCATTATTTGTGAGTCTGGGGATATTAGGAGTATATTACGGGAAAAAGGTTTTGGCTTTTAGGAAAAGTTAA